The nucleotide sequence AATTGGTCTTCTTATGATTCCAGCCCTGTTGTTGGGAATAGTGGATGTGTTTGTATTGCCCCATACATTTTGGACCTATAGGTTTTGGGAAGGCATTTCTTATCATAAGGACTTGTTGACCTATGGTAAGTTTTATCAAAGTCAATCTCTGGTAATGTGTGAGAGAGGAGATTTAAGTGACGGGGTAGATTCGATAAGCTACTCACTGAATGAGTGGATTACCGATGAATATGGTTTTAGAAATGATGAATTTATTGGAAAGCCGGATATTGTTTTGTTGGGCGATTCTTTTGTTGTAGGGACGGGCTTAGATCAGTCGGAACTGTTATCCAAGCAATTGTCAAGGTTATTCGGTGATAGGATCAAGGTATACAATATGGCACCTGTTCCATTAAGGACCTTGGATATCATGGTGAAAAAAGGATTAATAGAAAAGCCTGATATATTGGTCTATGAATTTGTAGAAGAAATGTTTCCTGAGCCTTTTGTACCGTATCTATCAGGGAAATATGACGCTATTAAGGTTCCTATCAGTGCATGGGTAAATGCATCTCAAATTAATATGATTTGGGACAAGCTAATCAGGCTGCATTGGGTGCATTATTTTCAACATAAAATATTGGACGAAAAGCTCCAATATCCAAATATTGGGGATATGTATTTTTATAAAGGGGAAGCTTATCGGCCCTTTGATGAAAATGGTCGGTTGCAAACTTTAAAAAGCCTAAAGGGCTATCAGGAATATTGTGAGCAAAATGGAATTGAATTGATTGTGATGCCTTTGCCATTGAAGGAAACTGTTTATTTTGAGGATATTCAAAGACCCGATTTGCCCCAATATCTTGAAGGTATCCATGCGGGATTAGATAGTCTTGGAATCCATCATATCAAAGTATTAGAGGCAATGCTGGAGAGAGGTGGAGAATATTATCAGAAACAGGATACGCATTGGAATGCAGAGGGGGTGAGTCTGGCAGCTGAGCTTTTGAAAAATAAGATAGGGCTGGGTCCTGAAGGTAGGCTGAAGTAATAATGGGTAGGTGGCAGCTTGTAATGGAAGCCTTATATCCT is from Echinicola marina and encodes:
- a CDS encoding alginate O-acetyltransferase AlgX-related protein, with protein sequence MKVFFKKIGLLMIPALLLGIVDVFVLPHTFWTYRFWEGISYHKDLLTYGKFYQSQSLVMCERGDLSDGVDSISYSLNEWITDEYGFRNDEFIGKPDIVLLGDSFVVGTGLDQSELLSKQLSRLFGDRIKVYNMAPVPLRTLDIMVKKGLIEKPDILVYEFVEEMFPEPFVPYLSGKYDAIKVPISAWVNASQINMIWDKLIRLHWVHYFQHKILDEKLQYPNIGDMYFYKGEAYRPFDENGRLQTLKSLKGYQEYCEQNGIELIVMPLPLKETVYFEDIQRPDLPQYLEGIHAGLDSLGIHHIKVLEAMLERGGEYYQKQDTHWNAEGVSLAAELLKNKIGLGPEGRLK